A single region of the Plantactinospora soyae genome encodes:
- a CDS encoding GNAT family N-acetyltransferase — protein sequence MTTVRLRPEDLADIAPIRRLVAQAFASPDTRRPPEVQLVEALRDSDAWLPELSMVAEVDGELVGYALLTRVLVQPGGTPALALGPVAVRPDRQRRGYGRDVVQAALDAAAELGERLVLVLGNPAYYRRFGFEPAARFKLTSPWSGLGDPWQVLVLPSMDGATGSTQLPVPSGEVTFPAPWSQV from the coding sequence GTGACGACTGTGCGGCTGCGCCCCGAGGATCTGGCTGACATCGCGCCGATCCGCCGACTGGTCGCCCAGGCGTTCGCGAGCCCGGACACCCGACGGCCCCCCGAGGTGCAACTCGTGGAGGCGTTGCGGGACAGCGACGCCTGGCTGCCCGAGCTGTCCATGGTGGCCGAGGTCGACGGGGAGCTGGTCGGCTACGCCCTGCTGACCCGGGTCCTGGTGCAACCGGGCGGCACCCCCGCGCTGGCCCTCGGCCCGGTGGCCGTCCGCCCGGACCGGCAGCGCCGGGGCTACGGACGGGACGTCGTACAGGCCGCGCTCGACGCCGCCGCCGAACTTGGCGAGCGACTCGTGCTGGTCCTCGGGAACCCGGCCTACTACCGCCGGTTCGGATTCGAGCCGGCGGCCCGGTTCAAGCTGACCAGTCCGTGGTCCGGGCTCGGCGATCCGTGGCAGGTACTGGTGCTGCCGTCGATGGACGGCGCGACGGGGTCGACGCAGTTGCCGGTGCCCAGCGGCGAGGTGACCTTCCCGGCACCCTGGTCCCAGGTCTAG
- a CDS encoding UvrD-helicase domain-containing protein yields MSPLRAAPADGSLSGAVPFVADLHIHSKYSRACSRDLTMPNLAWWARRKGISLLGTGDFTHPAWYEHLRESLRPAEPGLYRLDPEVERDIARRLPPRLASVAEANPVRYALSVEISTIYKRDDRTRKVHHLIYLPDLDAVARFNAVLGRIGNIGSDGRPILGLDSRDLLEIVLEASPDGYLVPAHIWTPWFSALGSKSGFDAIADCYADLAEHIFAVETGLSSDPAMNWRVSSLDRYRLVSNSDAHSPPALAREATVFATELDYFAVREALRTGDGLRGTIEFFPEEGKYHADGHRLCGVNWAPERTRQAGGRCPECGKPLTVGVLSRVEDLADRPDGHVPTGAPGVTHLIQLAEILGEINSVGPKSKTVEGQLNTLVAGLGSELDILTVTPVDEIRRVGGELIAEAVERLRRGQVRRTPGYDGEYGVITLFEPGELPGSGGGHQADTLFADALFDVPVPRPRASTEPKTPAKARTAPAPATPPEPRRRSRASAPAAEPAPPLAPPPSPHEPFEPMLAGMEEVGTGLLDRLDAMQRVAASAPGGPLLIVAGPGTGKTRTLTHRIAYLCAELNVYPEHCLAITFTRRAAEELRTRLDGLLGPVAEDVTVGTFHSLGLGILRENTRAAGLPDDFRIADDLERATARAEAGDDDATYVKLLRAADLVDLDELVTLPVALLRDDPALVERYRDRWRWIFVDEYQDVDATQYELLRLLSPADGNLCAIGDPDQAIYSFRGADVAYFLRFSADFVDARLVRLTRNYRSSAPILAAAVQAIAPTTLVRGRRLDPARLDPEAPLVGRYPAASVADEADFVVRTVDELVGGLSHRSLDSGRIDGRSTEVSFSDIAVLYRTDAQAAPILDALARANIPVQKRSHNRLRDRPGVSVITRELRHADGLGGSVAARVRLAGQVLAERHAAPTLDATGGVGPDDIWAAAEVLTPLAWRCGDDLTLFLSQVSTGAEVDALDPRAEAVTLLTLHAAKGLEFPVVFLPGCEDGLLPLRFPGSTPSEDDVAEERRLFFVGLTRAQDRLYLSHVGRRLRYGQERDCVPSPFLTSIDAGLFERLGDTAPRRPKDRQLRLM; encoded by the coding sequence GTGTCTCCGTTGCGCGCCGCACCCGCTGACGGCTCCCTTTCCGGCGCCGTGCCCTTCGTCGCGGACCTGCACATCCACTCGAAATACTCGCGAGCCTGCAGCCGTGACCTCACGATGCCGAACCTCGCCTGGTGGGCCCGGCGCAAGGGGATCAGCCTGCTCGGTACCGGTGACTTCACCCATCCCGCCTGGTACGAGCACCTGCGCGAGTCGCTGCGTCCGGCCGAGCCCGGCCTGTACCGGCTCGATCCGGAGGTCGAGCGGGACATCGCCCGCCGGCTGCCACCCCGGCTGGCCAGCGTGGCCGAGGCCAATCCGGTGCGGTACGCGCTCAGTGTGGAAATCTCCACCATCTACAAGCGAGACGACCGGACCCGCAAGGTGCACCACCTGATCTACCTACCCGACCTGGACGCGGTGGCCCGGTTCAACGCCGTACTCGGCCGGATCGGCAACATCGGTTCCGACGGCCGGCCGATCCTCGGACTGGATTCCCGGGACCTGCTGGAAATCGTCCTGGAGGCGAGCCCGGACGGCTACCTGGTGCCGGCGCACATCTGGACCCCGTGGTTCTCCGCGCTCGGCTCGAAGTCCGGCTTCGACGCGATCGCGGACTGCTACGCCGACCTCGCCGAGCACATCTTCGCGGTCGAGACCGGGCTCTCCTCCGACCCCGCGATGAACTGGCGGGTATCCAGCCTGGACCGCTACCGGCTGGTCTCCAACTCCGACGCACACTCGCCGCCGGCACTGGCCCGGGAGGCGACGGTCTTCGCCACCGAACTGGACTACTTCGCGGTACGGGAGGCGCTGCGTACCGGGGACGGGCTGCGGGGCACGATCGAGTTCTTCCCGGAGGAGGGCAAGTACCACGCCGACGGGCACCGGCTGTGCGGCGTCAACTGGGCGCCGGAGCGTACCCGGCAGGCGGGCGGGCGCTGCCCCGAGTGCGGCAAGCCGCTCACGGTCGGCGTACTGAGTCGGGTCGAGGACCTGGCCGACCGGCCGGACGGGCACGTGCCGACCGGCGCCCCCGGGGTGACCCACCTGATCCAGCTCGCCGAGATCCTGGGCGAGATCAACAGCGTCGGGCCGAAGTCGAAGACGGTCGAGGGACAGCTCAACACCCTGGTCGCCGGGCTCGGCTCCGAGCTGGACATCCTCACCGTCACCCCGGTCGACGAGATCCGGCGGGTCGGCGGCGAACTGATCGCCGAGGCGGTCGAGCGGCTGCGTCGGGGACAGGTCCGCCGGACACCCGGCTACGACGGCGAGTACGGCGTGATCACCCTCTTCGAGCCCGGTGAGCTTCCCGGCTCGGGGGGCGGGCACCAGGCCGACACGCTCTTCGCCGACGCGCTGTTCGACGTACCGGTGCCCCGGCCGCGCGCGTCGACGGAGCCGAAGACGCCCGCGAAGGCGCGTACCGCCCCGGCGCCGGCCACCCCGCCGGAGCCTCGCCGCCGGTCCCGGGCCAGTGCACCGGCGGCCGAGCCCGCGCCGCCGCTCGCCCCGCCACCGTCGCCGCACGAGCCGTTCGAGCCGATGCTCGCCGGGATGGAGGAGGTCGGCACCGGGCTGCTCGACCGGCTCGACGCGATGCAGCGGGTCGCCGCCTCCGCGCCGGGCGGGCCGCTGCTGATCGTCGCCGGCCCGGGTACGGGCAAGACCCGCACCCTGACCCACCGGATCGCGTACCTCTGCGCCGAGCTGAACGTCTATCCGGAGCACTGCCTCGCGATTACCTTCACCCGGCGGGCCGCCGAGGAGCTGCGTACCCGGTTGGACGGGCTGCTCGGGCCGGTCGCCGAGGACGTCACGGTCGGCACCTTCCACTCGCTCGGCCTTGGCATCCTGCGGGAGAACACCCGCGCCGCCGGCCTGCCGGACGACTTCCGGATCGCCGACGACCTCGAACGGGCGACCGCCCGGGCGGAGGCCGGCGACGACGACGCGACGTACGTCAAGCTGCTCCGCGCCGCCGACCTGGTCGACCTGGACGAGTTGGTGACCCTGCCGGTGGCGCTGCTGCGCGACGATCCGGCGCTGGTCGAGCGGTACCGGGACCGCTGGCGGTGGATCTTCGTCGACGAGTACCAGGACGTGGACGCCACCCAGTACGAACTGCTCCGGCTGCTCAGCCCGGCGGACGGCAACCTCTGCGCGATCGGCGACCCGGACCAGGCGATCTACTCGTTCCGGGGCGCCGACGTCGCGTACTTCCTGCGCTTCTCGGCGGACTTCGTCGACGCCCGGCTGGTCCGACTGACCCGCAACTACCGGTCGTCCGCGCCGATCCTGGCCGCCGCCGTGCAGGCCATCGCGCCGACCACGCTGGTCCGCGGCCGGCGGCTCGACCCGGCCCGGCTGGACCCGGAGGCGCCGCTGGTCGGCCGCTATCCCGCCGCCTCCGTCGCGGACGAGGCCGACTTCGTGGTACGCACCGTCGACGAACTCGTCGGCGGGTTGTCGCACCGGTCCCTGGACTCGGGGCGGATCGACGGCCGGTCGACCGAGGTGTCGTTCTCCGACATCGCGGTGCTGTACCGGACCGACGCCCAGGCGGCGCCGATCCTGGACGCGCTGGCCCGGGCGAACATCCCGGTGCAGAAGCGCTCGCACAACCGGCTGCGGGACCGGCCCGGCGTATCGGTGATCACCCGGGAGCTCCGGCACGCCGACGGGCTCGGTGGCTCGGTCGCCGCCCGGGTACGGCTGGCCGGGCAGGTACTCGCCGAGCGGCACGCCGCGCCCACCCTGGACGCGACCGGCGGCGTCGGCCCGGACGACATCTGGGCGGCGGCGGAGGTGCTCACCCCGCTGGCCTGGCGCTGCGGCGACGACCTGACGCTGTTCCTCTCCCAGGTGTCGACCGGGGCCGAGGTCGACGCGCTCGACCCCCGGGCGGAGGCGGTCACCCTGCTCACCCTGCACGCCGCCAAGGGCCTGGAGTTCCCGGTGGTCTTCCTGCCGGGGTGCGAGGACGGGCTGCTGCCACTGCGGTTCCCCGGCTCGACCCCGAGCGAGGACGACGTGGCGGAGGAGCGCCGGCTGTTCTTCGTGGGGCTGACCCGGGCGCAGGACCGGCTCTATCTCAGCCACGTGGGCCGACGACTGCGGTACGGCCAGGAGCGGGACTGCGTACCGTCGCCGTTCCTGACCTCGATCGACGCCGGGCTGTTCGAGCGGCTCGGCGACACCGCCCCACGCCGTCCGAAGGACCGCCAGCTACGGCTGATGTGA
- the moaA gene encoding GTP 3',8-cyclase MoaA gives MPASRPDVGGLIDRYGRAATDLRVSLTDRCNLRCTYCMPAEGLPWLPSSEVLTDDEIVRLVGVAVRLLGVHEVRFTGGEPLIRPGLVGIVAAVAALSPRPVLSLTTNGIGLDRLAAPLRAAGLDRVNVSLDTLDPTRFTELTRRPRLPAVLAGLQGAVAAGLTPVKINSVLMRGVNDGEAPALLRFALDHGYQLRFIEQMPLDAQHGWDRSTMITAEEILAALQSEFALLPDPVERGGAPAETWLVDGWTDAAGRPARVGVIGSVTRPFCGDCDRTRLTADGQVRACLFATEESDLRTALRSGADDEELARRWRIAMWGKRAGHGIDDPSFLQPVRPMSAIGG, from the coding sequence ATTCCGGCTTCCCGGCCGGACGTCGGAGGCCTGATCGACCGCTACGGTCGGGCGGCCACCGACCTCCGCGTCTCGCTCACCGACCGGTGCAACCTGCGGTGCACGTACTGCATGCCGGCCGAAGGGCTGCCCTGGCTGCCGAGTTCCGAGGTGCTCACCGACGACGAGATCGTCCGCCTGGTCGGCGTGGCGGTACGCCTGCTCGGGGTGCACGAGGTCCGGTTCACCGGCGGCGAGCCGCTGATCCGCCCCGGCCTGGTCGGGATCGTCGCCGCCGTCGCCGCACTCTCGCCACGGCCGGTGCTCTCGCTGACCACCAACGGCATCGGGCTCGACCGGCTCGCCGCGCCACTGCGGGCGGCCGGTCTGGACCGGGTCAACGTCTCGCTGGACACCCTCGATCCGACCCGGTTCACCGAGCTGACCCGGCGTCCCCGGCTGCCCGCCGTACTGGCCGGGCTCCAGGGGGCGGTGGCGGCCGGGCTCACCCCGGTCAAAATCAACTCGGTGCTGATGCGCGGGGTCAACGACGGCGAGGCACCGGCGCTGCTGCGCTTCGCGCTCGACCACGGCTACCAGCTGCGCTTCATCGAACAGATGCCGCTGGACGCCCAGCACGGCTGGGACCGGTCCACGATGATCACCGCCGAGGAGATCCTGGCCGCCCTGCAATCCGAGTTCGCCCTGCTGCCCGATCCGGTGGAGCGGGGCGGGGCGCCGGCCGAAACCTGGCTGGTGGACGGTTGGACCGATGCCGCCGGCCGGCCGGCCCGGGTCGGGGTGATCGGCAGCGTGACCCGGCCGTTCTGCGGCGACTGCGACCGGACCCGGCTCACCGCCGACGGTCAGGTCCGGGCCTGCCTGTTCGCGACGGAGGAGTCGGATCTGCGTACCGCGCTGCGGTCCGGCGCCGACGACGAGGAACTGGCCCGTCGGTGGCGGATCGCGATGTGGGGCAAGCGGGCCGGACACGGCATCGACGATCCCTCCTTCCTCCAGCCGGTACGCCCGATGTCGGCGATCGGCGGCTGA
- a CDS encoding LppU/SCO3897 family protein yields MANYGPPGGPYPGPGSEPWPDRNRQADDEYGQPADPWGEHDQPGGHGQWGGGQPSAPPAGSGSPVGYPADPAAPHHPGGSIPFAAPPAGWTPPVGSDPVWAPPAGDPNWSTSAPEPPPKGRGGRVFVGVVVALALLVVGGAAIGVYLFGPDQPTPAAEPTSGPTAGPADPPTAATQPVPTSAAPNPSTDARFVKAGQCVANEGTEAAPKLAITICAPQTFEVLARYNGATTGATDAKAKCAKVQNYTNFYFFNSELDELDFVLCLRKR; encoded by the coding sequence ATGGCCAACTACGGACCGCCCGGCGGGCCGTATCCCGGCCCTGGGTCGGAGCCGTGGCCGGACCGGAACCGACAGGCCGATGACGAGTACGGCCAGCCGGCCGACCCCTGGGGCGAGCACGACCAGCCTGGCGGCCACGGCCAGTGGGGTGGTGGGCAGCCGTCGGCACCGCCGGCAGGCTCCGGGTCCCCGGTCGGCTACCCCGCCGATCCGGCGGCACCGCACCATCCGGGTGGGTCCATCCCCTTCGCCGCGCCACCGGCGGGCTGGACGCCGCCGGTCGGTTCCGACCCGGTCTGGGCGCCCCCGGCTGGGGATCCGAACTGGTCCACCTCCGCGCCCGAACCGCCCCCCAAGGGTCGGGGAGGCCGGGTGTTCGTCGGAGTCGTCGTCGCGCTGGCCCTGCTGGTGGTCGGTGGCGCGGCCATCGGCGTCTACCTGTTCGGACCGGACCAGCCGACTCCGGCCGCCGAGCCGACCAGCGGGCCGACCGCCGGACCGGCCGACCCGCCCACTGCGGCGACCCAGCCGGTACCGACCAGCGCGGCACCCAATCCGTCCACCGACGCCCGGTTCGTCAAGGCCGGGCAGTGTGTGGCGAACGAGGGCACCGAGGCCGCGCCCAAGCTGGCCATCACCATCTGCGCGCCGCAGACCTTCGAGGTGCTGGCCCGGTACAACGGCGCCACGACCGGCGCCACGGATGCCAAGGCCAAGTGCGCGAAGGTGCAGAACTACACGAACTTCTACTTCTTCAACAGCGAGTTGGACGAACTGGACTTCGTGCTCTGCCTCAGGAAGCGATAG
- a CDS encoding LppU/SCO3897 family protein, translating to MSIYGSPAPRQPDEPDETPSSSPPASGYPPPPGSHPPPPDPGYPPSPDPGYPPSPDPGYPPPPDPGYSPPPNTGYPPPPPNPEWAQQQPPPNPSPNPEWGQPQPPPNPQWGQQPQSSPPSPEWGQQPQSSPPNPAWGQQPPPPNPEWGQPPSSGGPQQPGYPGVQDQPQSGAPGAPYGPYGTPQAQYGPPGAPYGPPGAPLGPPSAAPKKKGGLKLALIIGGVVLLLLCACVGGGIWWLVDQGSDDSGTTPVGGAPSSTAGPTTSSPRTTPSSSTDRYAKGDCLVNDGTDSAPKLRKVTCGPDTFEVLSRIPFTTDPKQCKEDVIFGAPEADAHYVQDDPLDLGDFVLCLKSR from the coding sequence ATGTCGATCTACGGATCACCTGCTCCCCGTCAGCCCGACGAGCCCGACGAGACCCCCTCGTCCAGCCCACCCGCCAGCGGCTACCCGCCACCACCGGGGAGCCATCCACCGCCGCCGGATCCCGGCTATCCACCGTCGCCGGATCCCGGCTATCCACCGTCGCCGGATCCCGGCTATCCACCGCCGCCGGATCCCGGCTACTCACCGCCGCCCAACACCGGCTATCCGCCGCCACCGCCGAACCCGGAGTGGGCCCAGCAGCAGCCGCCGCCGAACCCGTCGCCGAACCCCGAGTGGGGCCAGCCACAGCCACCACCGAATCCGCAGTGGGGCCAACAGCCGCAGTCATCGCCCCCGAGTCCGGAGTGGGGCCAGCAGCCGCAGTCATCGCCGCCGAATCCGGCCTGGGGCCAGCAGCCGCCACCGCCGAACCCCGAGTGGGGTCAGCCGCCGTCCAGTGGCGGACCGCAGCAGCCCGGGTACCCGGGCGTGCAGGACCAACCGCAGTCCGGTGCGCCGGGCGCGCCGTACGGGCCGTACGGCACCCCGCAGGCGCAGTACGGTCCGCCCGGTGCCCCGTACGGCCCGCCGGGCGCTCCGCTCGGACCGCCGAGCGCCGCACCGAAGAAGAAGGGCGGCCTGAAGCTCGCTCTGATCATCGGCGGCGTGGTGCTGCTGCTGCTCTGCGCCTGCGTCGGTGGTGGCATCTGGTGGCTGGTCGACCAGGGGTCCGACGACTCCGGCACGACTCCGGTCGGCGGCGCGCCGAGTTCGACCGCCGGCCCGACGACGTCCAGCCCGCGTACCACTCCGTCGTCGAGTACGGACCGGTACGCCAAGGGCGACTGCCTGGTCAACGACGGTACGGACAGCGCGCCGAAGCTGCGCAAGGTGACCTGCGGGCCGGACACCTTCGAGGTGTTGTCCCGGATTCCGTTCACCACCGACCCGAAGCAGTGCAAGGAGGACGTCATCTTCGGCGCACCGGAGGCGGACGCCCACTACGTGCAGGACGACCCGCTGGATCTCGGGGACTTCGTGCTCTGCCTGAAGTCGCGCTGA
- a CDS encoding DoxX family protein has protein sequence MRPVRTVARTLLSTIFVVSGARAVANPGPHLDRAKTVTDRVAPVLRGVHPGIPTDPTSMVRANGAAQVVGGLLLATGHLTRPAAALLAGTLVPTTIAGHPFWNHDDPAERRLHQVQFMKNLGLFGGLLLAMADTQGRPGLGWRTSHAVDDGRRRVRRAVRTARRDARIAVRSAAAARRFPG, from the coding sequence ATGAGACCCGTACGCACCGTGGCCCGTACCCTGTTGAGCACGATCTTCGTGGTCAGCGGCGCCCGCGCCGTGGCCAACCCCGGACCGCACCTGGACCGGGCGAAGACCGTGACGGACCGGGTGGCCCCGGTGCTGCGCGGCGTGCATCCGGGTATCCCGACCGATCCGACGAGCATGGTCCGGGCCAACGGCGCCGCCCAGGTCGTCGGCGGACTGCTGCTCGCCACCGGGCACCTCACCCGGCCGGCCGCCGCGCTGCTGGCCGGCACGCTGGTGCCGACCACGATCGCCGGGCACCCGTTCTGGAACCACGACGACCCGGCGGAACGACGGCTCCACCAGGTCCAGTTCATGAAGAACCTCGGCCTGTTCGGCGGGCTGCTGCTCGCGATGGCCGACACCCAGGGCCGGCCTGGCCTCGGCTGGCGGACCAGCCACGCCGTGGACGACGGGCGTCGACGGGTACGCCGCGCGGTGCGTACGGCACGCCGGGACGCCCGGATCGCGGTACGGTCAGCGGCGGCGGCCCGAAGGTTCCCGGGCTGA
- a CDS encoding MoaD/ThiS family protein has product MDSTSTGRPLVVRYFAAARAAAGVPEETAPGGGSLDQLAEELAGRHGVRLATVLEMASFLVDGVAWHDRRAPLPPGATVDVLPPFAGG; this is encoded by the coding sequence ATGGACTCGACATCCACCGGAAGGCCCCTGGTCGTACGCTATTTCGCGGCCGCCCGCGCCGCCGCCGGAGTTCCCGAGGAGACGGCGCCCGGCGGGGGCAGCCTCGACCAGCTCGCCGAGGAGCTGGCCGGTCGGCACGGTGTCCGGCTGGCCACCGTGCTGGAGATGGCGAGTTTCCTGGTCGACGGCGTCGCTTGGCATGATCGTCGGGCGCCGCTGCCGCCGGGGGCGACGGTCGACGTACTGCCGCCCTTCGCCGGCGGCTGA
- a CDS encoding EamA family transporter: protein MSSPPGTAPILPARAAPVGQPAGSTGSVAGAPNRAALIWVALAIVYVVWGSTYLGIRITVETLPSLLSAAARFAVAAALLALVLRLRRGPGGLRVNRRQLGSAALVGVLLLAGGNGGVVLAESLPPSIAVSSGVAALFVAIVPLLVVLLRAGTGDRPRLPTLLGVSVGFVGLVLLVLPTGGDGAAPIVGALIVVGGSVSWSVGSFLSGRLSMPADPFVATVYEMLAGSAALAVLGVARGESRGLDLAGVSTRSWLALGYLTVAGSLVAFTAYVWLLHHAPISLVATYAYVNPVVAVTLGALLLAEPVSGQVLLGGAVIVVGVALVVSTERPRAARS, encoded by the coding sequence ATGAGCTCACCTCCCGGAACCGCGCCAATCCTGCCTGCTCGCGCCGCCCCGGTCGGCCAGCCGGCGGGGTCGACCGGTTCCGTCGCCGGGGCGCCGAACCGGGCGGCGCTGATCTGGGTCGCCCTGGCCATCGTGTACGTCGTCTGGGGCTCCACCTACCTCGGAATCCGGATCACGGTGGAGACCCTTCCGTCGCTGCTCTCGGCGGCGGCCCGGTTCGCGGTCGCCGCCGCGCTGCTCGCGCTGGTGCTCCGACTCCGGCGTGGTCCGGGCGGGCTGCGGGTGAACCGGCGCCAGTTGGGTTCGGCCGCGCTGGTCGGAGTCCTCCTGCTCGCCGGTGGTAACGGCGGAGTGGTGCTGGCCGAATCGCTACCGCCCTCGATCGCGGTCTCCTCCGGGGTGGCGGCCCTCTTCGTCGCCATCGTGCCCCTCCTGGTGGTGCTGCTCCGGGCGGGCACCGGCGACCGGCCGCGCCTGCCCACCCTGCTCGGCGTCAGCGTGGGCTTCGTCGGGCTGGTCCTGCTGGTGCTGCCGACCGGTGGCGACGGTGCGGCGCCGATCGTCGGGGCGCTGATCGTGGTCGGCGGGTCCGTCTCCTGGTCCGTCGGGTCGTTCCTCTCCGGCCGGCTCAGCATGCCGGCGGACCCGTTCGTCGCCACCGTGTACGAGATGCTCGCCGGCTCCGCCGCGCTGGCCGTACTCGGTGTGGCCCGGGGCGAGTCGCGCGGCCTCGACCTGGCCGGCGTCTCCACCCGATCGTGGCTGGCGCTCGGCTACCTCACCGTGGCCGGCTCACTCGTCGCCTTCACCGCGTACGTCTGGCTGCTGCACCATGCGCCGATCTCGCTGGTGGCGACGTACGCCTACGTGAACCCCGTGGTCGCGGTCACGCTCGGCGCGTTGCTGCTCGCCGAGCCGGTCTCCGGGCAGGTGCTGCTCGGCGGAGCGGTGATCGTGGTCGGCGTGGCGCTGGTCGTGTCGACCGAGCGACCGCGAGCCGCCCGGTCATGA
- a CDS encoding ATP-binding protein, whose amino-acid sequence MDPVRNPYAPGAGQRPPELAGRGRELEVFDIVLERIARGRPERSLMLTGLRGVGKTVLLNTLRSQAINRLWGTGKIEARPDQSIRRPVAAALHMAIRELAPRHRAPDRIDAFLGVLKAFALRSAPAGPGTAARGAAGSRLRDRWQPGIDVPATSGRADSGDIEIDLVELFTDAADVAADVGTGVAVFIDEMQDLGPEDVSGLCAACHELSQLGAPLIVVGAGLPHLPAVLSAAKSYSERLFRYQRIDRLDRIAADQALCAPAAREEVEYEQKALDLLYEKSGGYPYFVQAYGKATWDHAPRTPVTAADVRVAAPEAEAELAVGFFGSRFERATPAEREYMRAMAGLSLVEGATPPDVADGGPRDDMDAAVSTAEIARSLGRKPASLSPARDALIKKGLIYSGERGTVAFTVPHFGRYLRTQPA is encoded by the coding sequence GTGGATCCGGTCCGCAACCCGTACGCGCCGGGCGCCGGCCAGCGCCCGCCCGAACTCGCCGGGCGGGGTCGGGAGCTCGAGGTCTTCGACATCGTGCTGGAACGCATAGCCCGAGGTCGCCCCGAACGCAGCCTGATGCTCACCGGCCTGCGTGGGGTCGGCAAGACCGTGCTGCTCAACACGCTCCGGTCCCAGGCCATCAACCGGCTGTGGGGCACCGGCAAGATCGAGGCACGACCGGACCAGTCGATTCGCCGACCGGTGGCCGCCGCACTGCACATGGCGATCCGGGAACTGGCCCCCCGGCACCGTGCCCCGGACCGGATCGACGCGTTCCTCGGCGTACTCAAGGCCTTCGCGCTGCGCTCCGCACCCGCCGGACCGGGTACGGCCGCCCGGGGCGCCGCCGGCAGCCGGCTCCGTGACCGCTGGCAGCCGGGCATCGACGTACCGGCGACGAGTGGCCGGGCCGACTCCGGCGACATCGAGATCGACCTGGTCGAACTCTTCACCGACGCGGCCGACGTCGCCGCCGACGTCGGCACCGGCGTCGCGGTCTTCATCGACGAGATGCAGGACCTCGGTCCCGAGGACGTCTCTGGGCTCTGCGCCGCCTGCCACGAGCTGTCCCAACTCGGCGCCCCGCTGATCGTGGTCGGCGCCGGGCTGCCGCACCTGCCGGCGGTGCTCTCCGCGGCGAAGTCCTACTCGGAACGCCTCTTCCGGTACCAGCGGATCGACCGGCTCGACCGGATCGCCGCCGACCAGGCGCTCTGCGCACCGGCCGCCCGGGAGGAGGTCGAGTACGAGCAGAAGGCGCTCGACCTGCTCTACGAGAAGTCCGGCGGCTACCCGTACTTCGTCCAGGCGTACGGCAAGGCCACCTGGGACCACGCGCCCCGTACCCCGGTGACGGCGGCCGACGTCCGGGTCGCCGCCCCCGAGGCGGAGGCCGAACTCGCGGTCGGGTTCTTCGGCTCCCGGTTCGAGCGGGCGACTCCGGCGGAGCGCGAGTACATGCGGGCGATGGCCGGGCTCTCCCTGGTCGAGGGCGCGACCCCGCCCGACGTCGCCGACGGTGGACCCCGCGACGACATGGACGCCGCCGTCTCGACCGCCGAGATCGCCCGGTCACTGGGGCGTAAGCCGGCCAGCCTGTCACCGGCCCGGGACGCTCTGATCAAGAAGGGGCTGATCTACTCCGGTGAGCGCGGCACGGTGGCGTTCACGGTGCCGCACTTCGGCCGCTACCTGCGTACCCAGCCGGCCTGA